cacagatttagacagatttgtgaacaatatttgagagaaataggccttttgtgtacatggaataagtcttagatctttgagttcagctcatgaaaaatgggggcaaaaacaaaagtgattcatttataattttattcagtgtAATTAGGACCAGAAATAGATAGATTTTAAGTCTgctctttaaaacaaagaaaataagtgATGGTAGGAGAATAGTATGTGCAAACAGCGGGAAACTGTATATTCACACAGTATGCACGTCAAAAGATCAAATTtgatttgaagcttgtgacaCAGAAATGTGTACATCAACACTACATGTAAACactcccaaagaagcacaaagtcacttttacggacttttaaattaaatgttccctcctggtggaatgacctccccaactcaatccggacagctgagtccttagctatcttcaagaatcggcttaaaacacatctcttccatctttatttgaccctctaactttaacactcaatattctatttttttctattctattcttcaattctattctttaaaaaaatctaactacctttctaatctttttatattctattttcttttcattaattatgaaactgtatgtgtgtgtgtgtgtgtgtgtgtgtatgtgtaacgacctctaacactagcttgctctattctttttttattctatctgttttctttatattatattatttaaaatcccatgctaggtgtactgtgttaacctaactgagacttgttatagcacttatatatcattgctcattttgttgtttttgattgcttccacggtcctcatctgtaagtcgctttggataaaagcgtctgctaaatgaataaatgtaaatgtaaacactaCGTTTTGATTCATCAATCAGAATGATTTAATTCTGACTGAAACAAAAGGTATCCATGTATATTGCTAGAGATAATCTTAGCCAAGGAATGAGAAAAATCCCACCTCAAGAAATGTGTCCTCTGTTGTTTTACCATGAACAATAGGAAAAGGTTTGCGTCCATCTGAAACATGAACAAAATATGAACATCTGTGATATCTCCCTTCATAATGCTGCACATGATAATAATGTATAAGTGCTGATACTGTATATCTCTAGATTTTGTGTGGCAATTtcctaaaaaaaatacaaaattcatcatgtaaaattacatttacctACCCAATTCATATAAATGTCCCTCAACATTTACAAAGGCGATAAAATGCAAATCCACTTTTTCGTCTAAACTTGGGGCCTATAAGGGTAAGCAGAGTAAATAATTAGCATGATAGAATTTTTCTCTGACACTGgaacagcaattaaaaaaaaaaaagaagaaaaaaaaaaaaagagatccaaCACAATAATAGCTCtcaaaattaataaagaattaagaAAGCATCTCAGTCCTGTaggaagtgaaagtgacgtgacatacagacaagtatggtgaccaatactcagaattcgttctctccaaagtacacacacacacacacctggagcagtgggcagccatttatgctgcggcgcccggggagcagttgggggttcagtgccttgctcaagggcacctcagtcgggtactgccagcccaagactcgaacccacaacccaagGGTTAGGtgccaaactctctaaccattaggccagtcTTCCCCCACCTAGTTTCACTACTTCAGAAAGTAATGAAACTAGATTGGAAATGTCTTAAATGTTATACTGTATGTAGATGTGACTGCAACAATAATTCTTGCAGTGGCCAAGTTCAAAATGATCTAAATTGAGAATAGGATGGTAGCTCACAAGACATTTAGATAGATTGTGGTGATTGAGTAGTTAAgtcgagcaaaaaaaaaagaagaagaaaaaaaaattgtaggccAAGACTTGATTTTGTCCATTGGGAATTGATTGGGTCATTGTAtatttaaagtgaaaagtgaagtgacgtgacatacagctaagtatggtgacccatactcagaattcgtgctctgcatttaacccatccaaagtgaacacaccgtgaacacacacccggagcagtgatcTTGGAGCAGTGATCAGAGATTTTTTCTGCGATCTTATGTAAGTGTCAGGTTGCAGGAGGCGAGGTATTATATTCCCAACCTCTCACCTGTACACACATCATCAAATATGTTTTTGCAAGGGGTGAAGAGAACTTAATGGTTTTGATTAAAGATAACaagaatttatatatttaatttataagaaaaacactgcaatattaattttttttaaaataaacattgtcaAGTTTGACTTTATCTGCCTCAGACATCCCAGATATACAAAATCTATAGTGTTAATATATAGGTCcagaattaattattaaataaacaagCTGTGCCTCTTTGCCTCTATTTTTTTctcttgcctttttttttttttaaagaaactgtgTATCAAGGACTAACATTCCAATATCTTCAGCAtgttccaatttgcaaaattctgTTACTTCAACATTAACAAAACAATATTTCATGGAAAATTCATCAATGGGAATAAACCAAAATACTCTGTactgttttgaatgttttataaGAAATTGCTTTGTATTTAGCAAATACAAACCTCTGTTTGTCCTTCCTGGGCGCTTGATTCATGTGTTACTCGGATACTctgaaatcataaaaaatatcagTACTATGAAGAAAAGTTTAGTTCTGTTAATTCCTTCATTTAGTTGcaataaatatatactattttatCACCTCATCTTTTTCAAGGAAAGCTGCCTTTTCTTCTGGGCTCATCTTTGCAGACTGCAGTAAAAATGCCTTAAGCGGTGAATTAGGCTCtgtcaaaaaatacaataaaagtcatgGCCATACCACAATAAAGTACACCAACTAATATTTTTCAAAACGGGAAattactccaaaaaaaaaaccagaTACTTACCAAACTCCAGACACCTTTGATTGTTTGCCACAGCATGAATCAGCCCTATTGTACCACAAGCATTGCCGATGGTTTGTTTCATGAAGTAAACATCCGAGGAAATCTCTTGTCCTTGCGACTTAattctttcctcctcctcctgtctaAATGTTTCATActacattgaggaaaaaaaaaatattacaacattTTTATTGACATTAAATATCACTTAAAGGTCCACTTAGCAATTATGAAACACCACTGTGTCAGAcagagtcccaaaacacactcgCAACCAATCTCCAGCTGTGGAGAAACTCATGGAGCAGAAGAGAATAGGACACCAAGGTTACTCTGTTTCTTTTTTATATGTGAGGCACATTGATTTTGCTTTTCCACAGAACTTTTCTGTGTTGCCTTCTACTCGAATATGCTGTGGCCAGCCGGCATAGCAGATTCCTCCATCATCGCTGCCAGGGTTGTGAACATACATAATAGGGTGAGGTCCTGTGGGATATGatcgtgtttttttttgtttgtgcttTCAAGTATCAACATCATTTGTCAAAATTCTggtaaaatactaataataatttacaagaaTGACAAAGATGCTTTATTCATATGACTGGAATCGGATTATGAATATAAAACTTACTCCTCCAGGACTTAGAGGTAAGCTAGTTACATAAAAAGATATAattgattaattgaataaaaaaattaaataaataaataacaaatagaaTTAACATAAGAGTCTAAGTTTATGGCCACAGGACTGTGTAACAATTTTTCTGTCACATCCTGAGTCATGCTGAAACCTAACTAccctcactatatatatatatatatatatatatacataaaacattcACAAGTTTTTATACTCTCATGGTTACGAACACTAACTGCATAACCACAAAATGATTATTGGTAAAACTATCACTTCACACCAACTGAACAAAATGCTCAAACCATCATAAATATCATTAGAAATGATGGTGCAGCAAATTGAGTTGCATCATTTCATTTTGGGTAATggtgaagaaagaaactcatgatGAGACTTTTCCGTTCCATTTTATTTAGACCAAATCTTTAGTAAAATAATTcagctttttaaatatatatatatatatatatatatatatatatatataaaggaaattacCATTTCATGTCAAATAAAGAAAGAgccttacataaaaataaaatctataaaactaTGATCTGATATAATTTGCAAGTTCAGCCAGCAACAGCTGTATCCAGTTGCAacttcatcatttaaaaaaacatcatttaTAAAAAGTCATCTATAAATAGAGAGCTTGTTTGCTGACAAAGTCAATATGGGTATAAACTGCAGTCATACCTTCTCTGTTATAGGAAACAGCAAAAGTACAGCACACACAGGCCTCGGCACCAAACTGAGAACTTCAGCTTCCAAACCGTACACATCCCCAAACTGCCAGGTGGGTATCAAGCCAAGCTGCCGTAAAAACTTAACAAAAGTATAACACAACACATAcatattaaatttaaatcataTATCACAAGACTAGTAAAGGTTACGTTAGATTTGTATGGTTAGAGGCACACAAGGGCCTACACAATTCAAATCGTTTCTATTTAAACATATCAACAATAAATtaatgtggaacataaaatacatttcacattaGTACAACAGTacagttaaacacagatattaagCGAAGTATTGCTTATAAACATAATAAACCAATGTTGATGCAATTAGCTTTAACACAGACGTGCTTTAATGAACCTGATTCATTCATTTGGCACAAGTTTTGAATCCTAGACACACCCAGACAGACGAGACCTCAACTCACTTGGTTCATAACCTGTAAAGCAGACACAGAACACAAAACAGTATCATATAAAATATGACGTCAAAGACATAAGATGCAGCTTACCGTTTCTGCTAAAAGATGCCTATGAAAAAATTAGCCCATGAACGATATAAGTTTGGATTGCCGACAAAAGATCGTAAGAAACCCATACCTCTGGGTTGGCTTCAAGTGGTAACCAGCGCTGGCCCTCCATCTCAGATTAAGCCCTGTCTGATATCCTAAATAAAAAAGAGGATATTGCTAGCTCGAGCAACGGTGTGCAGACGCTTTGACAGTTGAGAGGAAGTTCAATGGAAAGTGCGGGTGTGTGAATTCAGCGACTGGCGTCAAACCGGAAATGCAGGCTCatattccaaaataaaagtatccGCTTCATCGTCTGAGAAACGCTCTCTTACGATGTTTAGTGTCACGAAGGTATTTGATGCTCTGACCATGGttacatgaaaaaatatttttatattatagtcGATATTGTGTTCAAGCATTTATTCTGAAATACACATAATACCCTCTCTTTTTGTATTATGTGATTGATttagcatttatttgtttttttttttctttaaaacattactAGTTTATGTAATTGATATCCTCCTTAGAAGCTAGAAAAATggtttgtgattttgttttttgcCATTACATCGATTTGAGCAAAAtggagagaaaaaataataattcttaaatatatatatattgaatatatttataaaatatatattttaaaaaagtatatttcacTATATGTCCTTTGTAGAGGACGCTATTACTAAGTTATTTAAAAGATAAATCAACATGAAAAGGCATGTAAGGCAAAAACTATGTTTTATTCCTTCATCTATGTTATGAAGGATGTAAAAGAATGGTTTGGTATACTACTGTACTTTATGGAATATGTGCATGAAACCATTCTGTACAGTGTTTCTATAGCTTGCATATAATTTGCATAATGATGTGTTCTTGGGGAaaaccataatgaaaaaaaaagaagtgtaataatgggagtaataactTGGCAACATTTTAATAGGAATATCTTATTTCATAGGAATATTGATCTATATATTTTCCCCCTATTGACTTGTTGTGTCTCTCCAAAATGCCTGATTAACATGCCGTTTGTACTGGTGTCCTCTACAGGAGATGTATGAAAATTATGCCGTTTTGTAACAAAAAGTCACATTGCGATTTGCAACCCCATAACATTTTTCTGAGAtttttatttacaacaaaaactaaaaaaaaaaaaaaaaaaatgttaaattgattaaatgaTAATTACCAAACATTATCAAATTTCCCTAAGAGTGCTATATTTGAACATTCTGCCAATATCAAGACCAAAGAGAGGGAGTGTTTATGAACAAACCTCCAAACATCTGATATCTCtaaaaagccctgaatgtgctctgtacagaCTGTGGCGTGTAtagtctcagagaaattcactaaaTATAATGTCTTCTACATAGTACAGCAGTCTATGCCTCCTCGCAGTAGCAGTACCTGGCGGAGGATGGTAAGCTGCAGGTGTCACGATGCAGATTTAGTTCAGTAGGTGGCGATACTTCAGCAGTTGATTCTACAAACAATATTAAAAGTGTGAGAAGAAGAATTTTAAGATTCCGCGGCGATGTTTggttttaaataagtataaaacgATTTTATGCCAAATACTTTTTATCCGAgcagaaatgcattttaacaagTATAAAGATAAACATAATCAACAGTCGAGTTTGTCGTCTTCTTTTATTACCGGTGAGTAACGTTAGTCGGAAATATAGATTCATATTGTTTACGatgtattattatcatcaatcaTGTCTTCATTACAGCTCCCAATGATAAAACGCTAATAATGGCGTCTAAAGAGAAGAAGGAAAACATAAGAATGGACAAACAGACGGCATCTGTATACGCAGCGAAGATAAAGACCAAGATACACAGTAAGAAATGCTAAACAGATTTACCTGTATGCATCAATAGTAGTTTGTGTTACTGGTTTTAAGTTGTGAGTTGGCCAATGGCTATACCCAGACCTTCTTCATTATCTCGCAGATACCTCATCATTCTTCAAGCTTTCTTTGAAAAGTAACAACAAGGCTCTGGCTCTGGCTCTAGTAGCTCAGAAGCAGAAGAGCAGAGAGTTGGAGGCAGAGGTGGTGCGACTGAGGAAAGAAGCGCAGACGACTAATTTTGATCTCGCTCAACAGCGTCACAGAAACAAACAACTGGTATGTCTGTGAAAGTGTGACTTGTTCATGCTGTACAGGCACAAGTCATTACAAGTCTTATTGAACTGTCTTATATTTAACAGACCTTATACTGTACTTGAAAAACAACGAACATACAgcattattaattattcataacAATATATGTagttattttcatttttcggaCTCTAGTTTGCCAATATACGAGAGTTTTATGACTCTTCCCTTAACTGGATGACAAAGGCAGTTGATATTTTTTGCAATGAGGAGGTAAGCTGTtggtatatttttaaaattaaattatattactgtttttgttgttgttgttattaataatgGTCAGCAtagtagttattttttattattgtcaggACTTTGATTGTTTCACAAATAGCTAGGTCTAATTGTCAACCCTCTGGTATTGTTAATTTGGGAGTCCCACTTGTGTTGTTTAAtactacatttcattttaatgtttttttctttaatatttagcattttgaGTGTATTTCatgttataaattaatatttatatccaAATTATGGACTATTCGcagtataaaatgtaaaaaaaataataataatacgcaGTAcagtattta
The genomic region above belongs to Carassius carassius chromosome 11, fCarCar2.1, whole genome shotgun sequence and contains:
- the LOC132152851 gene encoding ubiquitin carboxyl-terminal hydrolase isozyme L3-like isoform X1; amino-acid sequence: MEGQRWLPLEANPEVMNQFLRQLGLIPTWQFGDVYGLEAEVLSLVPRPVCAVLLLFPITEKYETFRQEEEERIKSQGQEISSDVYFMKQTIGNACGTIGLIHAVANNQRCLEFEPNSPLKAFLLQSAKMSPEEKAAFLEKDESIRVTHESSAQEGQTEAPSLDEKVDLHFIAFVNVEGHLYELDGRKPFPIVHGKTTEDTFLEDSAEVCKKFMARDPQELRFTVVALSKV
- the LOC132152851 gene encoding ubiquitin carboxyl-terminal hydrolase isozyme L3-like isoform X2, with amino-acid sequence MNQFLRQLGLIPTWQFGDVYGLEAEVLSLVPRPVCAVLLLFPITEKYETFRQEEEERIKSQGQEISSDVYFMKQTIGNACGTIGLIHAVANNQRCLEFEPNSPLKAFLLQSAKMSPEEKAAFLEKDESIRVTHESSAQEGQTEAPSLDEKVDLHFIAFVNVEGHLYELDGRKPFPIVHGKTTEDTFLEDSAEVCKKFMARDPQELRFTVVALSKV